The Filimonas lacunae genomic sequence TCACATTATCCACCGGAATTACCAGTACGCCACTGGCTATATTTGTATACTCAACAGCATGTTCATACACATCAGATAAATGATGGTGGTAAAACACCTGTTGCAACTTTTTAGCATTTAACCACAACCCAAGGTCTTCCAGGTGTTCTTTATCAGGCACCTTGCCTTTAACCACAGCATGCCCCTCTTTCAAAAACACGGCCCCTTCGGCATTAAACAGGGACAGCAGATTATCCCCACTGTCTTCAAATCCTTTGACAATGCTTCCGGAAGTATAAATCTGTTCTACCAATTGCGTTCTGCGCTCGCTTATAGTCGCTGCCACATTCATTTGCTCGCGGTTTTGCAGCGAGGCTATTTTTGCAGAGATCACATTCGACAACAACTCAAACACCGAACATTCCTGGTAGCTCATAGGCTTGGCCGTGCGGTGATGACAGGCTATTAAGCCCCACAAGCTTTCGTTGTGTATAATGCGGGTGCTCATAGAAGCCACCACCTGCATATTTTTCAAATACTCTACATGTACCGCAGCCACTCCCCTGATATTACAATCTGATAAATCAACAAATGAATTGGTAAGCGGGTTGATAACCGGGTACAGCTTTACAGGAACATAATCGCGGTCGGGAATAAAACGATAAGGCGTTCTCAGGTACAATGCACGCGCCTGCTTAGGAATATCCGAAGCCGGAAAGGTAAAGCCCATATAGGACTCCATCCCTTCCTCCCGCTCTTCTGCCACTACAGTTCCGTTCCAGTTTTCATCAAAGTAGTAAATCATTACTTTATCAAAACCAGACAGTTTTTTCAATTCCCTGGCAGCTGTTGTACACACATCTTCTATGCTTCTGCATTGATCAATTGCCGCCATGGAATATTTTACATCCTGATATACATCTACAAAGGAGATGTCGCCGTCGCTCTTATGATCCAGCAATTCCAGTTCTACCAGCAGGTATTTCTCTTTGGAATGCACCAGAGCCAATAACTTACGGCCTTTAATAACCAGTGATACCGGAATTTTTTCCTGAATATTACCTTCCAGCTTTTTATTCAATATATCAATAGAAACTGCGTCCAGGAAATTATATAAAGGTTGCTGCAGCAACTGATCAACAGGCTGCTCAAATATTTCATCTGCATTTTCACTCGCCTGAACAATAGTCAGTGCTTGTTTATCCAGCACCAGCAATACTCCGTAAGGTTGCACCAGGTTAATGTAATGGATAGGCAAACTGCCGCAAAACTCAGAATCGTAGTTTTTATCATTGCTCATATTCCTCTATCCTATTTTTTAAAGGTGGTAAATAAAGTGCATTTTGCATGCCAGTATTCCTCCTGTTCTATGGCGGAAAAAAGCATGCGTGCGACCATCTTTTCTGTGTCCGGTACTACCCGGCTATGCCGCCCGGAATACGACAGCCTTATAGTATATATCAGCTCGTTCATTAACATACAATCTGGTTGGTTTGGGAGATAGAATCAGGTTGTTTTTTGCTAGCGGGTATTGCTAAACTACATTGATTGCCATGCAATAACAAATTTTACATAATCAATTTGTAAGACACCAGCCTCATTGCTCAAATGGGGTAATTTTCTCTACACCTAACCTGGCTACCACCCGCTTACCCCCGCTTCGCAGGTATAGCGGAATGCTTTTTTAAGGCATTCCTTTAAAACATCCTTATGAAAACAACATCCCCATCTAAAAAGCCTGCATTAGACAACAGCAAGCTCAATAACTTTTTTATAGACAGCTTACAGGACATTTATTATGCCGAGAAGCACCTGGCAGAAGCATTGGAAACACTGGAAGAAAAGGCCACCACCGAAAGCCTGAAAGCTACTTTTGCCGAACACCGCGCCGTTACCAAAGGGCAAATTAACCGGTTGGAAAGAGTGTTTGAGCTAATGACAGAACAGCCTCAAACGAAAACCTGCCATGCTATTAAAGGCATTATCAAGGAAGCAGAAGCCATTATCAAAGAAACCGACAGTGATACTATTACCCGGGACGCAGCTCTTATTATGGCAGCCCAAAAGGCCGAACACTACGAAATTGCCACGTATGGAACACTGGTACATTTAGCAAGGGCCCTGGAACAAAATAAGGTAGCCGACCTGTTACAGGAAACACTGATGGAAGAAAAAGCAGCAGACACTGCCCTTTCTGATATAGCAGAAAGCTTTATAAATGAAATGGCTAGCGAAGAAGCAGAAGAAAATGAATAAGCGTTAGTTTTTCGGCAGTAAAAACAACCAATTTTTCCCGTGTTCACGTAGTAATCAGGCAGTTAACAAACTCCTGATAAATAGGCAAGCTAAAAAAGTTGAAAAAATATTTACACATTATTAAAAATACAAATGTTTTCAAAAACACTTTATTTCCATTTTTTTCAAAAAGAAAAAACATTTACTCCATTCATTTGTAGTAAATGGATTGAAAAAAAATGTTTTTAAAGCCAAAATGAAACATTAAATAATTTTTCATATGACATATTTTGCCCCATTTGTGAGCATATTGTTAATTACCGTTTTAGGTGTAGGAGGTTAGCGTTTAGGGTTGTAGCTTTGTGTAAGAAATTTAAAAATCAGCTATATTCTATATAGATAAAATATTCGAAGATTTTCTCATAAGCAGTTAGTTTTGGTTGCGGCCCCTGTTTCAACAGGGGCCAATTTATTACAATAATATCAATCTACCAACCATTATTTAGTTTTAGCAGATATTTTTCCTCATTTCACCTACCCCCTATATTAAGGTAATCACCACCTTAAATACACACATTCAAATAGTTATAATAAAAACCACCGCTTGGTTAAACGGTGGCTAATAAATCTGCACAGAGTTGAATAAGGGAACGGATTGAGACTTTCTTCACATATAGCAGTGCAAAGAAAGAGTAGTACCTTATACCGGACAATACCTATAAAAGGGTATTTCAATGTTCACTCATTAATAATTCCGGACTAGCCAGGAACAATACTGTAATCTACCAGCCCTATAGTAGCAAATGGCCTTTTATAACCGTAACCGCCTGTCCGGCCATTAATACCCGGTCGCCAGCCAATTGCAGCTTTAACTCACCACCCCGCTTTGAACACTGGTAGGCATGAAACGCGTGTTTTTTCCATTGTGCAGCATAATAAGGCACAAGACCACAATGAGAAGAGCCCGTTACCGGATCTTCATTTATCCCATGGGAAGGCACAAAAGACCGGGACACAAAATCGTAAGGCATGTTGCTGTTTCCAGGGCTTGTTACTACCACAGGATCGTAATGCTTCAATACCTGGAAATCAGGCTCAGCCGCCAGCACCTCTTCCGGCGAAGCTACCTCTACCAGGTAACGGTCTTTGGCAAACACACTGTTTACCGGTTTTACTCCTAATGCCTGCAAAGCCTTTTCCGGCAAAGCCACCTGGTTCGTTGTCAATACTGCGGGAAAGTTCAATTCTATCCAGTCGCCCTTTTTCTCCGCAGTCAATAACCCGCTGAGGGAATGAAACAACGCTTTCTTATCTGTAGCCAGCAAACCTTCTTCCCACAGCACATGCGCGGTGGCCAGCGTAGCATGGCCGCATAAATTAATTTCTACGGTTGGCGTAAACCAGCGCAGGCTAAAATCATCTGCCAAACGGCTTACAAAAGCAGTTTCCGCCAGGTTATTCTCCGCAGCAATGCTCTGCATCAGCTCTGCACTTATTTCTTCTTCCAGCACACATACCGCAGCCGGGTTGCCTTTAAAACGCTGATTGGTAAAAGCATCCACCTGCAGCATCATTATCTTCTTATTCATACGATGGTTGTTTTATAGTGTAATCGGAAGGGGACTTAACGGCGGTCGGCTGCCTGTATCCTGCATTTACGAGGAATACGCCGGAAAGAGTTAATACAAAAGCTATCAACGTGAAATAAGTAATAGGCTCGTGCAATACAATATAACCGAGCAATATGGCTACCAGCGGATTGATATACGCGTATAAGGTAACCACACCTATGGGAAGCTTAGACAATGCATAATGAAAGCATACAAAGGCAGTAATGGAGCCAAACACGATTAAATAGCTGATAGCAGCCACGCTTTGCAAAGGCACATGATGTATGGCACTCCAGTTTTCGGTAACACTGCTCAATAACAGCAACCCCGCGCCACCTGCTACCAGTTGCATGGCCACATTCAAATACACATTCGCAGAAGGTTGCTGCCTTCGTTTGGAATAAAAGGAACCCAATGCCCAGAACAGGCACGACACCAGGCAAATGATAATACCACCCACATACCTGCTATCGCCCAGGTAGGCCAGGTTATCGCGAAAAATAACCAGCAAGCCACTAATACCCAGCAGCAAGCCCAGCACAATTTTATAATTCAGTTTGTCTTCCTTGCGGTTGAATAAATTAATCACTACTATATACACCGGCATCATAGCACAAATGAGTGCGGCCAGCCCACTGGGAATATATTGTACTGCCCAGCCTACAATACCATTACCCAACATTACCATAAAAATGCCCGGCAATATCTGCTGTGCAAATGCCTTCCAGCCTGGCCATTTACTTCCTTTTAATAAGCAAAAACCGCCTAATAACAGGCCCGCCACAAAATGCCGGGTACCCATAAATAATAAGGGCGGAAAGCCTTTTACGCCCATTTTGGCGGTTAAAAAGGTGGTACCCCAGATAATGCATATTGCCAGCAAAGCCAGGTAAGCTTTTCTGTGTTCTCCTTTCATATCATACTGGATTTACATAAACAATAACCAAAATAAAAGATTATTTACAGGCAAAAACAGATGCAGATTTGTTATTTTAGAGCATAACAGATTTTACAATGGCCACTCCAATCACTGTTCAGGAAGACTTTTTATACCTGCGTATTGCAGACAGATTACAGGTTCAGATTGAGCAGCAGGTATTAAAAACCGGCGACAGGCTGCCCTCTGTACGTGCCTTAAGCAAAGAGCAGGGCATTAGCATTACCACTGCATT encodes the following:
- a CDS encoding GAF domain-containing protein, which gives rise to MSNDKNYDSEFCGSLPIHYINLVQPYGVLLVLDKQALTIVQASENADEIFEQPVDQLLQQPLYNFLDAVSIDILNKKLEGNIQEKIPVSLVIKGRKLLALVHSKEKYLLVELELLDHKSDGDISFVDVYQDVKYSMAAIDQCRSIEDVCTTAARELKKLSGFDKVMIYYFDENWNGTVVAEEREEGMESYMGFTFPASDIPKQARALYLRTPYRFIPDRDYVPVKLYPVINPLTNSFVDLSDCNIRGVAAVHVEYLKNMQVVASMSTRIIHNESLWGLIACHHRTAKPMSYQECSVFELLSNVISAKIASLQNREQMNVAATISERRTQLVEQIYTSGSIVKGFEDSGDNLLSLFNAEGAVFLKEGHAVVKGKVPDKEHLEDLGLWLNAKKLQQVFYHHHLSDVYEHAVEYTNIASGVLVIPVDNVKEEYLVVFRPEVVRTINWGGNPDDAIRFEPDAKNYHPRHSFRLWKQTVRNTSLPWKHEEVQVAESIRSFIYEYTTRYGGN
- a CDS encoding YciE/YciF ferroxidase family protein, whose product is MKTTSPSKKPALDNSKLNNFFIDSLQDIYYAEKHLAEALETLEEKATTESLKATFAEHRAVTKGQINRLERVFELMTEQPQTKTCHAIKGIIKEAEAIIKETDSDTITRDAALIMAAQKAEHYEIATYGTLVHLARALEQNKVADLLQETLMEEKAADTALSDIAESFINEMASEEAEENE
- a CDS encoding PhzF family phenazine biosynthesis protein, whose product is MNKKIMMLQVDAFTNQRFKGNPAAVCVLEEEISAELMQSIAAENNLAETAFVSRLADDFSLRWFTPTVEINLCGHATLATAHVLWEEGLLATDKKALFHSLSGLLTAEKKGDWIELNFPAVLTTNQVALPEKALQALGVKPVNSVFAKDRYLVEVASPEEVLAAEPDFQVLKHYDPVVVTSPGNSNMPYDFVSRSFVPSHGINEDPVTGSSHCGLVPYYAAQWKKHAFHAYQCSKRGGELKLQLAGDRVLMAGQAVTVIKGHLLL
- a CDS encoding DMT family transporter, producing the protein MKGEHRKAYLALLAICIIWGTTFLTAKMGVKGFPPLLFMGTRHFVAGLLLGGFCLLKGSKWPGWKAFAQQILPGIFMVMLGNGIVGWAVQYIPSGLAALICAMMPVYIVVINLFNRKEDKLNYKIVLGLLLGISGLLVIFRDNLAYLGDSRYVGGIIICLVSCLFWALGSFYSKRRQQPSANVYLNVAMQLVAGGAGLLLLSSVTENWSAIHHVPLQSVAAISYLIVFGSITAFVCFHYALSKLPIGVVTLYAYINPLVAILLGYIVLHEPITYFTLIAFVLTLSGVFLVNAGYRQPTAVKSPSDYTIKQPSYE